Proteins co-encoded in one Saprospira grandis genomic window:
- the sppA gene encoding signal peptide peptidase SppA, whose amino-acid sequence MKNFIREFFASCFGTIVGLFGLGAIIMTIVLLNQPGDPKVEENSILKLDFGAAVPELSNNLDKSGATDLESLFAENVGLADLLALIALAKEDPNIKGIYLSPKSSPGGFASMKKVREALADFQASGKFVLGYANSYSQSTYYLASAADKLYLHPMGGIDFMGFGGQIMYYKGLMDKLGVKAQIYYAGKFKSATEPFRRTDMSEANRKQVREYLNGAYMQYLEVIGESRGISADSLYQLANQAKIRNANAALQYGMVDALKYKDEVIKELRELVGIQDDKKAKLKFVGLSGYYDIKKKALRERSAGSDKVAVIFAEGSIVDGEGDRGSIGGEFYARTIREIREDDKVKAIVLRVNSGGGSAFASEVIWREIELAKEQGIKVVTSMGDVAASGGYYIASNSDKIFAESNTITGSIGVFGMIPNMRGLYEEKLGLTMDTVKTGKFSIMSRDMGQYYAFNEEEGAIITQSIEEIYDLFKNRVSEGRGLKRAHVDSIAQGRVWLGTAALEIGLVDSLAGLDAAITEAAALANLGESYDAVHYPKIKNFEEELMESLTGGKKVDFSPTEWQKNQLLQDLDPELLIWMKQVKDLRSMQGPQMRLPFELKLD is encoded by the coding sequence ATGAAGAATTTTATCCGTGAGTTTTTTGCTTCCTGCTTCGGGACCATTGTTGGTCTCTTTGGTTTAGGGGCTATTATTATGACCATTGTGCTGCTCAACCAGCCCGGCGACCCCAAGGTGGAGGAAAACAGCATCTTGAAGCTAGATTTTGGGGCCGCTGTTCCAGAATTGAGCAATAATTTGGACAAAAGTGGGGCCACCGACCTAGAAAGCCTCTTTGCCGAGAATGTAGGTCTAGCCGACCTTTTGGCCTTGATTGCCCTAGCCAAGGAGGACCCCAATATCAAGGGGATTTACCTTTCTCCCAAGAGCAGCCCCGGTGGTTTTGCTAGCATGAAAAAGGTCCGCGAAGCCCTAGCCGATTTTCAGGCCTCAGGGAAGTTTGTCTTGGGCTATGCCAATAGCTATTCACAGTCTACTTACTACCTGGCCTCTGCCGCAGATAAGTTGTATTTGCACCCTATGGGCGGTATTGATTTCATGGGCTTTGGGGGACAAATTATGTACTATAAGGGCCTAATGGATAAGCTGGGTGTAAAAGCACAGATCTACTATGCAGGAAAATTTAAGAGCGCTACCGAGCCTTTCCGCAGAACGGATATGAGCGAGGCCAACCGCAAGCAAGTGCGAGAGTACCTCAATGGGGCCTATATGCAGTATTTGGAGGTCATTGGCGAGAGCCGTGGCATCTCTGCCGATAGTCTATATCAATTGGCCAATCAGGCTAAGATTCGCAATGCCAATGCGGCCCTACAATACGGTATGGTAGATGCCCTGAAGTATAAGGATGAAGTCATTAAGGAGTTGCGTGAGCTAGTCGGGATTCAGGATGACAAAAAGGCCAAACTGAAGTTTGTGGGCCTTTCTGGCTACTATGATATCAAGAAAAAGGCCTTGCGGGAACGCTCTGCGGGCTCGGATAAGGTAGCCGTCATCTTTGCAGAAGGAAGCATCGTTGATGGCGAAGGCGATCGCGGGAGTATTGGGGGCGAGTTCTATGCCCGCACCATCCGTGAAATCCGTGAAGATGATAAGGTAAAAGCTATTGTTTTGCGAGTAAATTCTGGTGGGGGCTCTGCCTTTGCCTCTGAGGTCATCTGGAGAGAAATTGAGTTGGCCAAAGAACAGGGGATTAAGGTCGTGACCTCTATGGGAGATGTAGCGGCTTCGGGCGGCTATTATATTGCCTCTAACTCGGATAAAATCTTTGCCGAAAGCAATACGATTACGGGTTCAATTGGGGTATTCGGTATGATTCCCAATATGCGCGGCCTCTATGAAGAGAAGTTGGGCTTGACCATGGATACCGTAAAAACGGGCAAGTTCTCGATCATGAGTCGGGATATGGGCCAATATTACGCCTTCAATGAAGAGGAGGGGGCCATCATTACCCAATCTATTGAGGAGATTTACGACTTGTTCAAAAACCGAGTGAGCGAGGGCCGTGGCCTCAAGCGCGCCCATGTAGATAGCATTGCTCAGGGCCGTGTATGGCTGGGCACTGCCGCTCTAGAAATTGGATTGGTCGATAGCCTTGCGGGCCTAGATGCCGCTATTACAGAAGCTGCCGCCTTGGCCAATTTGGGTGAAAGCTATGATGCCGTGCATTACCCCAAGATCAAAAACTTTGAAGAAGAGCTGATGGAAAGCTTGACGGGAGGCAAAAAAGTTGATTTCTCGCCGACCGAATGGCAGAAAAATCAATTGCTTCAAGATCTAGATCCCGAGCTTTTGATCTGGATGAAGCAGGTAAAAGACTTGCGAAGCATGCAAGGACCACAAATGCGCCTGCCTTTTGAATTAAAGCTAGATTAA
- a CDS encoding OmpA family protein, translating to MKALYNQSLFSLLLLCSLLFLGSSSKLEANDKFFDYLPKYRKFNSNYQIDKIEYREKRTVIYFRFVVEEDNNVAFYSGSHPNAWYLRTPPRMRGIEVQFKLMEITDIRVNNEVKVDILKDIPEIEYEMKRGDVVTCEMHFARIPHYIRMLDLIEGADGDMDNDRFNCFDILIKTAQSPLLGKESEAQKNTQRFESTFTYLQPKTASQPLAAKEDSPKEANNTHMAEPIDYRPQAMTDLADIRCNKRVILPSISFKEDAVNFNGRVRAMQDIKTLRQYLENYPSAIIRLHGHTDIFGDDIRNLQLSRERAMAVKLELVKMGIDRDRIEILFYGGRQPLQGLEEGGVANRRVEAEAICTDQ from the coding sequence ATGAAAGCACTGTACAACCAATCACTCTTTAGTTTGCTGCTCCTTTGCAGCCTGCTGTTTTTAGGGAGCAGCTCTAAGCTAGAGGCCAACGACAAGTTTTTCGATTACCTGCCCAAGTACCGTAAGTTCAATTCCAATTATCAGATTGATAAGATTGAATACCGAGAAAAACGCACGGTAATTTACTTCCGCTTTGTGGTGGAAGAAGATAATAATGTAGCCTTTTATAGCGGCTCTCACCCCAATGCCTGGTACCTGCGTACACCTCCTCGTATGCGAGGCATTGAGGTGCAGTTCAAATTGATGGAAATCACCGACATCCGCGTCAATAATGAGGTAAAAGTAGATATCCTCAAAGATATTCCAGAAATCGAATACGAAATGAAAAGAGGCGATGTAGTGACCTGCGAAATGCACTTTGCCCGCATCCCCCACTATATCCGTATGCTCGACCTTATTGAAGGTGCCGACGGAGATATGGATAACGACCGCTTCAATTGTTTCGATATTCTCATCAAAACGGCTCAAAGCCCTCTGCTCGGAAAAGAAAGCGAGGCCCAAAAGAACACCCAACGCTTTGAGTCTACCTTTACTTACCTGCAACCCAAAACTGCTAGCCAACCCCTAGCCGCCAAAGAAGACAGCCCCAAAGAAGCAAATAATACACATATGGCCGAGCCGATCGACTATCGCCCTCAAGCCATGACAGACCTAGCCGATATCCGCTGCAATAAACGGGTGATTCTTCCTTCTATATCTTTTAAAGAAGATGCGGTAAACTTCAACGGAAGAGTCCGCGCTATGCAGGATATCAAAACACTTCGCCAATATCTAGAAAATTATCCCTCGGCGATTATTCGCCTACACGGACATACCGATATCTTTGGCGATGATATTCGAAATCTTCAACTCTCTAGAGAACGGGCCATGGCCGTTAAACTAGAACTAGTCAAAATGGGCATCGACCGCGATCGTATCGAGATCCTATTCTACGGAGGAAGACAACCCCTCCAAGGCCTAGAAGAAGGCGGTGTAGCAAACAGAAGGGTGGAAGCAGAAGCCATCTGTACCGACCAATAA
- a CDS encoding RelA/SpoT family protein: protein MVDYIEEKLAPLNLPDPTTDLNADEEKEVYAAFEHLLGSLRMDYPPEEEREMRLAFTLAFRAHAGQRRKSGEPYILHPIEVARICADELGLAPRSIKAALMHDVVEDTEVTLAQIRLLFGQKVSSIVDGLTKFSGIANANNVQGDKMSSPQAENFKKILLTIAKDVRVVLIKMADRLHNMRTLGAMPHHKQLKIASETSYTYAPLAHRLGFYSIKTEMEDLVMKIIEPTEYQDIVKKLQETKDEREAYIEDFIAPVRKAVEAAGYKARIFGRAKSISSINNKLKKKQLAFEEIYDFFAIRIVLDLPIEREKAACWNVYSIITDYYTPVPERLKDWVSMPKTNGYESLHTTVMGPKGRFVEVQIRSERMDEIAEMGFAAHWKYKGVKSSQSSTFERWLTKAREMLENPETNAIEFLNSFKSNLFAEEVYVFTPKGDLRFFPKGATALDFAFDIHSEVGYHCKAVKVAEKIVPLSYRLRNGDQLRVVTSPNQKPSEGWLKMVETGRARHKIRQALREERMKLGALGKETLERKLKTLKLDADENIDVLVKYYGLENRPALYYGIYQGQYNLNEIKLLRQEQGKLFPELADTPREEIAQIEKPKGPKLRPLASRKQFKKPKLMVDGEDASNYTYSLATCCNPVMGDDIFAYVTSKHGLKIHRTTCPNAEHMQATYGYRIKKAEWVESGETSFVADLLITGMDDMGVVQQLSNIITNELGVNMRSFSMEGLEGHFEGRISLMVQNKDQLKQIIMSIKNLDAVNTVARIE, encoded by the coding sequence ATGGTAGACTATATAGAAGAAAAGCTGGCGCCTTTAAATTTGCCAGACCCAACCACCGATCTCAATGCCGATGAAGAAAAAGAAGTCTATGCGGCCTTTGAGCATTTGCTAGGCAGCCTGCGGATGGACTACCCCCCAGAGGAAGAAAGAGAAATGCGTCTGGCTTTTACTTTAGCTTTTCGGGCGCATGCGGGCCAAAGACGAAAGTCGGGAGAGCCTTATATTCTGCATCCTATAGAGGTAGCCCGTATTTGTGCTGATGAGTTGGGCTTGGCCCCTCGCTCTATCAAAGCGGCCCTTATGCATGATGTGGTAGAAGATACGGAGGTGACTTTAGCCCAAATTCGGTTATTGTTTGGCCAAAAGGTAAGTTCTATTGTAGATGGCCTGACCAAGTTTTCGGGCATTGCCAATGCCAATAATGTACAGGGCGATAAAATGAGTAGCCCACAGGCCGAAAACTTTAAAAAGATCCTCTTGACCATTGCCAAGGATGTGCGGGTGGTCCTAATTAAGATGGCGGACCGCCTACATAATATGCGGACCCTAGGCGCTATGCCTCATCATAAGCAGCTAAAGATTGCTTCAGAAACCTCTTATACCTATGCGCCTTTGGCCCACCGTCTGGGTTTCTACTCCATAAAGACGGAAATGGAAGATTTGGTCATGAAGATCATCGAGCCTACAGAGTACCAAGACATTGTCAAGAAATTACAAGAAACCAAGGACGAAAGAGAGGCTTATATAGAGGATTTTATTGCTCCCGTGCGCAAGGCTGTAGAAGCTGCAGGCTATAAGGCCCGCATCTTTGGCCGAGCCAAATCCATTTCTTCCATTAACAACAAACTCAAGAAGAAGCAACTGGCCTTTGAGGAGATATATGATTTCTTTGCTATTCGGATTGTTTTAGATTTACCCATTGAAAGAGAAAAGGCTGCCTGTTGGAATGTCTATTCTATCATTACCGATTACTACACTCCCGTGCCCGAACGCCTAAAAGATTGGGTATCTATGCCAAAGACCAATGGCTATGAATCTTTGCATACGACAGTTATGGGGCCAAAGGGCCGCTTTGTCGAGGTGCAAATTCGCTCGGAGCGCATGGATGAGATTGCCGAAATGGGCTTTGCGGCACACTGGAAATACAAGGGCGTTAAGTCGAGCCAAAGCAGCACCTTTGAGCGCTGGCTGACCAAAGCCCGAGAAATGCTGGAGAATCCAGAAACCAATGCCATTGAGTTTCTAAACAGCTTTAAGTCGAACCTTTTTGCCGAGGAGGTTTATGTATTTACGCCCAAGGGGGACCTCCGCTTTTTCCCTAAAGGAGCCACGGCCCTAGATTTTGCCTTTGATATTCACTCGGAGGTGGGCTATCATTGTAAGGCGGTCAAGGTGGCCGAAAAGATTGTTCCTCTTAGCTATCGCCTCCGAAATGGGGACCAATTGAGGGTGGTGACCAGCCCGAACCAAAAGCCCTCAGAGGGTTGGTTGAAGATGGTGGAGACAGGACGGGCCAGACATAAGATCCGTCAGGCGCTCCGTGAAGAGCGCATGAAGTTGGGGGCCTTGGGCAAAGAAACCCTAGAGCGCAAACTGAAAACCCTCAAGCTAGATGCCGATGAGAATATAGACGTACTGGTCAAATACTACGGCCTAGAGAATCGCCCTGCTCTTTATTATGGCATTTATCAGGGACAGTACAACTTAAATGAGATTAAGCTTTTGCGGCAAGAGCAGGGAAAGCTGTTTCCAGAGTTGGCCGATACGCCTAGGGAAGAAATTGCACAGATAGAAAAGCCCAAGGGCCCCAAACTACGTCCCTTGGCTAGTCGTAAGCAGTTTAAGAAGCCCAAATTGATGGTAGATGGCGAAGATGCCAGCAATTATACCTACTCTTTGGCCACCTGCTGCAATCCCGTTATGGGCGATGATATCTTTGCTTATGTGACTTCTAAGCATGGCTTGAAAATTCATCGGACCACCTGCCCCAATGCCGAGCATATGCAGGCCACTTATGGCTATCGGATAAAAAAGGCGGAGTGGGTAGAGTCTGGCGAAACCTCTTTTGTGGCCGATCTCTTGATTACGGGCATGGATGATATGGGGGTGGTGCAGCAGTTGTCTAACATCATTACCAATGAGTTGGGCGTCAATATGCGTTCATTTTCTATGGAGGGCCTAGAGGGTCATTTTGAAGGACGGATTAGTTTGATGGTGCAAAATAAGGACCAGCTCAAGCAGATTATTATGTCGATTAAGAACTTGGATGCGGTCAATACGGTAGCCAGAATTGAGTAA
- a CDS encoding response regulator transcription factor, with protein sequence MSQTTKIKIAITDDDSLVVQLLTEYLEKFSPLPCQVILQAYSGQEFIEKTKLPSFQEVDIILLDMRMKEGDGLWVLNELSKQSFSAKIIVLTSYYKTAYIGQMMSLGAHAFLPKEIDKEQLVEIIQEVQQKGHYFSSEQMQSLRSQITAKSPKLQLDPSSQISPRELEVLQLIAQQYTNKEIAEKLCLTVKTIEAHKSNLLAKTGSKNAVGLVVYAIEQGLIKASDCIRLN encoded by the coding sequence ATGAGCCAAACAACTAAGATTAAGATCGCCATTACCGACGACGACTCTCTGGTCGTCCAACTACTCACCGAATATCTAGAGAAGTTCTCTCCCCTTCCCTGCCAAGTCATTCTCCAGGCCTATAGTGGCCAAGAGTTTATAGAAAAGACCAAGCTCCCTAGCTTCCAAGAGGTCGATATTATCTTGCTCGATATGCGGATGAAGGAGGGCGACGGCCTTTGGGTGCTCAATGAATTGAGTAAGCAGTCTTTTTCGGCCAAGATTATTGTGCTCACGTCTTACTATAAAACGGCCTACATTGGCCAGATGATGAGCCTTGGGGCCCATGCCTTTTTGCCCAAAGAGATTGATAAGGAGCAATTAGTGGAAATTATCCAGGAGGTCCAGCAAAAGGGCCATTATTTTAGCAGCGAGCAGATGCAGTCGCTCCGCTCGCAAATTACGGCCAAATCGCCTAAGTTACAGCTCGATCCCAGTAGCCAGATTAGTCCCCGAGAGCTAGAGGTGCTCCAACTGATTGCCCAGCAATATACCAATAAGGAGATTGCCGAAAAGCTCTGCCTGACGGTCAAGACCATTGAGGCCCATAAAAGTAATTTGCTGGCCAAAACGGGCTCTAAGAATGCGGTGGGCCTAGTGGTCTATGCCATCGAACAGGGCCTGATTAAGGCCAGCGATTGTATCCGCCTCAATTAG
- a CDS encoding sensor histidine kinase: MGPQQNASTVLILLALGTIILGTLLGLLFFFLRIHLKRIKAAEEEKHRLEINHQKALASATVEIQERERARIAEELHDDLIAQLYRIKLSNFNPQINQMLKMSIQKARNLSHDLSPPMIDQVNMETILLDFIEPFRQKYQIQSNLNDGNNKELPKEAKLQLFRIFQELITNIDKHAAAKQIDIYYRYRHNYLALLLRDDGLGFKAEQQNGLGLKNIAMRSQILNGQFKFKPNSPNGTTFTFLHYEPNN, translated from the coding sequence ATGGGCCCGCAGCAAAATGCCTCTACAGTTCTAATCCTCCTCGCTCTAGGGACCATTATCCTAGGGACCCTCCTCGGCCTGCTCTTTTTCTTCCTCCGGATCCACCTCAAAAGAATTAAAGCCGCCGAAGAAGAAAAACACCGCCTCGAGATTAACCACCAAAAAGCCTTGGCCTCGGCTACTGTAGAGATTCAGGAAAGAGAACGCGCCCGTATCGCAGAAGAATTACATGACGATCTTATCGCCCAACTTTACCGAATTAAGCTCTCTAACTTTAATCCACAAATCAACCAGATGCTCAAAATGAGTATCCAAAAGGCCCGCAACCTCTCTCACGATCTTAGCCCCCCTATGATTGATCAGGTAAATATGGAAACGATTCTGCTCGATTTTATCGAGCCCTTCCGACAAAAATATCAAATTCAATCTAATCTCAATGATGGCAATAATAAAGAGCTGCCCAAGGAGGCTAAGCTCCAACTCTTCCGCATTTTTCAAGAACTCATTACCAATATTGATAAACATGCCGCGGCTAAGCAGATAGATATTTATTACCGCTATCGCCATAATTATTTGGCCCTCCTCCTCCGCGATGATGGCCTAGGCTTTAAGGCCGAACAACAAAATGGCCTAGGCCTAAAGAATATTGCCATGCGCAGCCAAATCCTAAACGGTCAATTTAAGTTTAAACCCAATTCTCCAAACGGAACTACTTTTACTTTCCTACATTATGAGCCAAACAACTAA
- a CDS encoding enoyl-CoA hydratase/isomerase family protein — MTYQNLLAVEENGIITLTINRPKALNALNQQTLKELKQFFGQDALAVEGLKGVVLTGAGPKSFVAGADISEFTGLDAQAGLEMAQHGQDIFFLIEEFKVPVVAAINGFALGGGCELAMACHLRVASEKARFGQPEVNLGIIPGYGGTQRLIQYLGKTKAIELLMTGDMIKAEEAYRLGLLNYVTPAGEEVAKAKELLEKIATKAPIAIQKVIECVNSHFSKGGFEKEVIEFANAVNTEDFKEGASAFLEKRAPNFKGH, encoded by the coding sequence ATGACTTATCAGAATCTTTTGGCCGTTGAAGAAAACGGCATCATTACACTAACTATCAATCGCCCTAAAGCGCTCAATGCCCTCAATCAACAAACTTTGAAGGAGCTCAAGCAGTTTTTTGGCCAAGATGCCCTAGCCGTAGAAGGCCTTAAAGGGGTGGTCCTTACTGGAGCAGGCCCCAAGTCTTTTGTGGCGGGTGCCGATATTAGCGAGTTTACTGGACTAGACGCTCAGGCTGGTTTGGAGATGGCCCAACATGGCCAAGATATTTTCTTTTTGATTGAAGAGTTTAAGGTTCCTGTTGTCGCTGCCATCAATGGTTTTGCCTTGGGCGGTGGCTGTGAGCTGGCTATGGCTTGCCACCTTCGTGTCGCTAGCGAGAAGGCCCGCTTTGGCCAACCCGAAGTAAATCTGGGCATTATCCCCGGCTATGGCGGAACCCAACGCTTGATCCAATACTTGGGCAAAACCAAAGCCATCGAATTACTCATGACCGGCGATATGATTAAGGCCGAAGAGGCTTACCGCCTCGGCTTGCTGAATTATGTCACGCCCGCAGGAGAGGAGGTCGCTAAGGCCAAAGAACTCCTAGAGAAGATTGCTACTAAAGCCCCTATCGCTATCCAAAAAGTGATCGAATGTGTCAATAGCCACTTTAGCAAGGGCGGCTTCGAGAAAGAAGTAATCGAGTTTGCCAATGCCGTGAATACCGAAGACTTTAAGGAAGGGGCCTCGGCTTTCTTGGAGAAACGTGCGCCCAATTTTAAAGGGCACTAA
- a CDS encoding aminotransferase class I/II-fold pyridoxal phosphate-dependent enzyme yields the protein MKHEERLQERLAAYAKRGMQRSLRHRPELISFSSNDYLGLARNRELLLQLGQEKYEQMGATGSRLLSGHHPAMLELEQQLAQFHEAETALLFNTGYLGNLGLVSALLQRGDTLYYDALAHASLHDALKLAKGQAFAFAHNDLQDLERQLALAPKGLRYIWVESLYSMDGDRAPLGALADLAERYGAALLVDEAHATACFGPNGGGLVQELGLSQRIFARLHTFGKAVGSHGAVILGSSILRQYLINFARPLIYSTAMSLPQIGHLRLVYRYLEREGARLRAELQQRLAHYLALREKLALSTILTANQGPIQAIFWPGNREVLALSEYLEGQGFDLRPIRYPTVPRGQERLRICLRADMDLGDISALLEALAAYVGR from the coding sequence ATGAAGCATGAAGAACGGCTGCAAGAGCGCCTTGCGGCCTATGCGAAGCGGGGGATGCAACGCAGTTTGCGCCATCGGCCAGAGCTCATTAGCTTTAGCTCTAATGACTATTTGGGCTTGGCTAGGAATCGGGAGCTCCTTTTGCAGTTGGGGCAAGAAAAATATGAGCAAATGGGGGCCACGGGTTCCCGTTTGCTTTCGGGCCATCATCCTGCTATGTTGGAGTTGGAGCAGCAGTTGGCCCAATTCCATGAGGCGGAAACGGCTTTGCTGTTCAACACGGGCTATCTGGGCAATTTGGGTTTGGTTTCGGCCCTTTTGCAGCGGGGCGATACCTTATATTATGATGCCTTGGCCCATGCGAGTTTGCATGATGCCTTAAAGTTGGCCAAGGGGCAGGCTTTTGCCTTTGCGCACAATGATTTGCAGGATTTGGAGAGGCAGTTGGCGCTTGCGCCCAAGGGGCTGCGCTACATTTGGGTGGAGTCGCTTTATTCCATGGATGGCGATCGGGCGCCTTTGGGGGCCTTGGCCGATTTGGCGGAGCGTTATGGGGCGGCCCTTTTGGTTGATGAGGCGCATGCGACGGCCTGTTTTGGTCCAAATGGGGGCGGTTTAGTTCAGGAATTAGGCCTGAGCCAGCGCATTTTTGCCCGTTTGCATACCTTTGGCAAGGCGGTGGGCAGCCATGGGGCGGTGATTTTGGGCAGCTCGATCCTGCGGCAGTATCTCATCAATTTTGCCCGTCCTTTGATCTATAGTACGGCCATGTCTTTGCCTCAGATTGGGCATTTGCGCTTGGTTTATCGCTATCTGGAGCGGGAGGGGGCGCGGCTGCGGGCCGAACTGCAGCAGCGTTTAGCCCATTATTTGGCCTTAAGGGAAAAACTGGCCCTTTCGACTATTTTGACGGCCAATCAGGGACCGATTCAGGCTATTTTTTGGCCAGGAAATCGGGAGGTTTTGGCCCTTTCGGAGTATTTGGAGGGGCAGGGTTTTGATCTGCGTCCCATTCGATACCCTACGGTGCCTAGGGGGCAGGAACGCCTGCGCATTTGCTTGCGGGCGGATATGGATTTGGGGGATATTTCGGCTTTGTTGGAGGCGCTGGCGGCTTATGTTGGGCGCTAG